A region from the Metopolophium dirhodum isolate CAU chromosome 9, ASM1992520v1, whole genome shotgun sequence genome encodes:
- the LOC132951793 gene encoding uncharacterized protein LOC132951793 isoform X4, with protein sequence MGKSRFLGKPPKTRCQRTMIRVGVSSDFVDVEAKNARLISIALNVFRTTFEKDDEQQEFTGFSNSDCDEIADKLRVRETCDRNATPYDQQSKYSTDTVVVQPSIISKMDFPKVKKEENTKCEPNTENKNTTLSSVVSCLDDNLNYTFAKSCKGGPLNMNQTSGEVQCGVCGVIRFYKSIAKTKKYGAYSCDSCRKFIAKSIENQNSINRCNNDRGIGQCRIPNGLKSQNGVTRIVSTDSRCKACWLQLCLKRLKLPETTVQRLLDTLPREIAPVLMWVLKKPDPWTINIESSLQKKILRDHKLHKEIIGALRDEDSDESNDELYSSENDVDECSDKSDSDIEYNTKKGCSKKKPKLEEKVKKKKKKKVDVCRDVQPNYNKRIPSVRSINTATSNLLESKVLPVDIINSSQHIRNDGNMTSGMELTNVMESSTTLKCSKMPIPVDNEQDFFLSIQPNRTLQDLMMQDHLNANIDNTEDDKTVDLNFRESYDPDRIAENGFAIVGTEPLSIPRRAVCFLCGSAGMEKLIHCVSCCEPYHKFCVDGVGVGISSHESEWSKISWTCPKCKVCKGCQSRGTTRPKLTCQRCKDSYHDHCLVDKIVYDRNRPWACPPCRKCKSCHVPRVDYFVGNLALCSMCFQLRQRGNYCPLCQKCYETDDYETKMMECATCKHWVHSKCEGLSNEKYEVLSTLPEVIEYVCKNCTTDSTIPWRVYVDEALKSGFMTVLLILGKNKKTCDLIKWSPQKQSPGCVCKKLIIPKFPSLDGPNVATLKSTDEIPKQCVCHGLEGWSKGTPTLVTIKQKVNNNEYESLSQFNDDMLSTIDKFIVPELRLEYKKIVTEVFPWFNSDFEKNSPRKSSYSSSTLPIISPPKFIPKLPLNLLNSDIKALQDIIGNDENNYYLTPTIEDTRVCQFCKKLGEGIPMREGRLLYCGDNIWAHANCALWSSEVFEEIDGSLQNVQLALSRGKLVRCVVCNEKGASVGCCYRNCVKTYHFQCARKVFCVFNENKTVYCNNHASDTRCSVKDFTLERLIYIEQEDIKQKRKESSEIHILIGSLYISCIGHLHPFLSDSVESILPINFKAKRYYWSTKEPWKLIQYNWTTKLENYVEKLKFDKLNYTIDHNKQENVIDLTKNEDCKQDLDINLFTSIQVDNLQKCYEALKRKCPIDSTFQAKRMKMDSSIDCFAYPNYDTDSEFESTIDETCRMEIFSNSYGLKPKSIPQFDGLYDSSDCESEFELYQLDNLTDVIDDCTNDQPVKCIKCHRTYRTSVSYERHLVNCNFDYEIDSDSESSDDDKSDKIIEDDCLPLVEEVVVRVEDHNIVLQQNYIPTTQIESEHQQQQQQQQQQQQQEPPQTVILQPIHTSFVQPSVSDVQYITINSTPTQSVMPCFQYQTPPTVIVQPSVVDPTTVLLNSPPLDMYVSQSNNLLFSSQPMIVGLDQYTTMASNYTFTQSPQIYQPAKPVEPISNQYYIINTEPSVSNEWSYNITSEIKTERKVMCTQPKVYSNRKLRLTECYDTKENIPNSLVQSVENQAFGVMNIMRNVNPEPWKRPTMKTYSSKRIEEQKIVPRRIEEKKILPKCVEPPFKISTPVNITEIVKPSNTVINTVIPTSINTELIESSPIKLGYLSPLKAVSNVTPCTLQLDSTLSSPLKTKLKPFNSAVKTLKVSPSQKIIKEVSSGELEKINPSFLKGGNTHTQSLYLQKIDNSSVPQLLFCEHIPIRSENPLSLLETEKPSHMQQFEEQLQLPVQNVNKISNVSTVETYSSTLLTDINTSPSLYSDKYSSPLMVANKSLINYEPMDVDLVSPNHFGNNKSHMEINSPSNIYESILSNSHNVNNNKSKTVALNKEIDSSIQENSSPIKTKTVHHKSYPGRQWSSSTAERERTVPHLMFEMSSADGVFCKDRSLVEIWSKLFDAVQVSRNERKMPQLASSNPYASDITAAIRSLGLSNNFLKYLLEQLSGAKEFVKYKPVYHKGADVVGSTTENHSGCARTGIVVRKNRYDMFSWLASRHRKPPKLLANNEDFGGRRANSLPNEMKFRNMNKALTSTIGVYRSDIHGRGLFCLRDIEQGEYVIEYTGEVIRSEVSDVRERLYNKKGIDCYMFRIDQDIVVDATMNGNSSRFINHSCEPNCHSKIETIHGKKHIMILAKRKLLQGEELTYDYKFPLEEDKITCHCLSRKCRKYLN encoded by the exons ATGGGCAAGTCCAGGTTTCTCGGGAAACCGCCAAAGACGCGGTGTCAGCGCACCATGATCCGGGTCGGCGTGTCGTCCGATTTCGTGGACGTCGAGGCCAAGAACGCCCGGCTGATATCCATCGCGCTCAACGTGTTCCGGACGACGTTTGAAAAGGACGACGAG CAACAGGAGTTCACGGGGTTCAGCAATAGTGACTGCGACGAAATTGCCGATAAGCTGCGCGTGAGAGAGACTTGCGATCGAAATGCCACTCCGTACGACCAACAGAGCAAGTACAGCACTGACACTGTTGTG GTTCAACCtagtattataagtaaaatgGATTTTCCAAAAGTTAAAAAAGAAGAAAACACAAAATGTGAAcctaatactgaaaataaaaacaccaCTTTATCTTCAGTTGTATCCTGTCTGGATGACAATCTTAACTATACTTTTGCAAAATCATGCAAAGGGG GTCCATTGAATATGAACCAAACTAGTGGTGAAGTTCAATGTGGTGTTTGTGgtgttattcgtttttataagtcaattgcaaagaCCAAAAAGTATGGAGCGTACAGTTGTGATTCGTGCAGAAAGTTTATAGCTAAAtcaattgaaaatcaaaattctatcaATCGTTGTAATAATGATAGAG gtATAGGGCAGTGTCGTATTCCAAATGGGCTTAAATCCCAAAACGGTGTGACAAGAATTGTATCTACTGATTCTCGATGTAAAGCTTGTTGGCTTCAATTGTGTCTGAAGCGATTAAAGTTACCAGAAACAACAGTTCAACGGTTATTAGACACGCTTCCCAGAGAAATAGCTCCAGTACTAATGTGGGTCTTGAAAAAACCAGATCCATGGACCATAAATATAGAAAGTAGTCttcaaaaaaagattttacGAGATCATAAGCTTCACAAAGAAATCATTGGTGCTTtaagag aTGAAGACAGTGATGAAAGCAATGATGAGTTGTATAGTAGTGAAAATGATGTTGATGAATGTTCTGATAAGTCTGATTCAGATATagaatacaatacaaaaaaaggatgtagtaaaaaaaaaccaaagctagaagaaaaagtaaagaaaaaaaaaaagaaaaaagtcgATGTTTGTAGAGATGTTCAACCAAATTACAATAAACGAATCCCATCAGTACGATCAATAAATACTGCAACATCCAACTTATTAGAAAGTAAAG tgttACCAGTGGACATAATAAATTCATCTCAGCATATTAGAAATGATGGAAATATGACAag TGGTATGGAATTAACCAATGTTATGGAATCATCTACTaccttaaaatgttcaaaaatgcCAATACCTGTAGATAATgaacaagatttttttttatctattcaaccaaat AGAACACTTCAAGATCTAATGATGCAAGATCATCTTAATGCAAACATAGATAACACTGAAGATGACAAAActgttgatttaaattttcgaGAAAGTTATGACCCAGATAGAATTGCAGAAAATGGGTTTGCTATTGTGGGAACTGAACCACTATCAATACCTCGACGAGCAGTATGTTTCTTATGTGGAAGTGCAGGAATGGAAAAA TTAATCCACTGTGTTTCTTGTTGTGAACCTTATCACAAGTTTTGTGTTGATGGAGTTGGTGTTGGAATTTCTTCACATGAAAGTGAATGGTCAAAAATTAGTTGGACATGTCCGAAATGTAAG GTTTGTAAAGGTTGTCAAAGTAGAGGTACAACACGACCAAAATTAACTTGTCAACGATGTAAGGATTCCTATCATGATCATTGTCTTGTTGACAAAATTGTTTATGATCGAAACAGGCCATGG gCCTGTCCCCCTTGTAGAAAATGCAAGAGTTGTCATGTACCTCGAGTTGATTACTTTGTTGGCAATTTAGCTCTGTGTTCAATGTGCTTTCAATTAAGACAACGTGGTAATTATTGTCCACTATGTCAAAAATGTTATGAGACTGATGATTATGAAACAAAG ATGATGGAATGTGCAACTTGCAAACATTGGGTTCATTCTAAATGTGAAGGCTTATCAAATGAGAAATATGAAGTTTTGAGTACATTACCTGAAGTTATAGAGTATGTTTGCaa gaacTGTACTACTGATAGCACTATTCCATGGCGAGTTTATGTTGATGAAGCATTAAAGAGTGGTTTTATGACTGTTCTACTAATTctgggaaaaaataaaaaaacatgtgATCTTATTAAATGGAGTCCTCAAAAACAATCACCTGGTTGTGTATGTAAAAAATTGATCATACCAAAATTTCCATCATTAGATGGACCTAATGTTGCTACACTTAAATCCACTGATGAAATTCCTAAACAATGTGTTTGTCATGGATTGGAAGGATGGTCCAAAGGTACTCCAACACTAGTGACAATAAAACAGAAAGTAAATAACAACGAATATGAATCCCTTAGTCAATTTAATGATGACATGTTAAGTACTATTGATAAATTTATTGTGCCTGAACTTCGATTAGAATATAAGAAAATTGTAACTGAAGTTTTTCCGTGGTTCAACTCTGATTTTGAAAAGAACTCTCCTCGTAAAAGTTCTTATTCATCTAGCACATTACCAATTATAAGTCCACCCAAGTTTATCCCAAAATTGCcattaaatttacttaattcTGATATAAAAGCTCTACAGGATATTATTGGTAacgatgaaaataattattatttgactcCTACAATAGAAGATACAAGAGTGTGTCAATTTTGCAAGAAATTGGGTGAAGGCATTCCAATGCGAGAAGGACGGCTTCTTTATTGTGGTGATAATATATGGGCCCATGCCAATTGTGCTTTATGGTCTTCTGAAGTCTTTGAAGAAATTGATGGATCAttacaaaatgttcaattagCTCTTTCTAGAGGTAAACTTGTTCGATGTGTGGTTTGCAACGAAAAAGGCGCAAGTGTTGGATGTTGTTATCGAAATTGTGTGAAGACATATCATTTTCAATGTGCTAGAAaagtattttgtgtttttaacgAGAATAAAACTGTGTACTGTAATAACCATGCATCTGATACTCGTTGTAGCGTTAAAGATTTTACGTTAGAAAGACTGATTTACATCGAACAAGAAGACATCAAACAAAAGCGTAAAGAAAGCTCAGagattcatattttaattggttCGTTATATATTAGTTGTATTGGACATTTACATCCATTTTTATCGGACAGTGTTGAATCTATTTTgcctattaattttaaagccaAACGATACTATTGGTCAACAAAAGAACCTTGGAAATTAATACAGTACAATTGGACAACCAAGTTGGAAAATTATGtagaaaagttaaaatttgacaAACTTAACTACACTATTGATCACAACAAACAAGAAAATGTAATTGATCTTACCAAAAACGAAGATTGTAAACAAGATTtagatattaatttgtttacatcCATTCAGGTGGATAACTTACAAAAGTGTTATGAAGctttaaaaagaaaatgccCAATTGATTCCACTTTTCAAGCTAAACGTATGAAAATGGATAGTAGTATTGATTGTTTTGCTTACCCCAACTATGATACAGACTCTGAATTTGAATCCACAATTGATGAAACTTGTAgaatggaaatattttcaaatagttatggattaaaaccaaaatcaattccTCAATTTGACGGATTGTATGATTCAAGTGactgtgaatcagaatttgaattatatcaaCTTGATAATTTGACTGATGTCATTGATGATTGTACAAATGACCAaccagtaaaatgtattaaatgtcaTCGTACATATAGGACTAGTGTGAGTTATGAAAGACATttggtaaattgtaattttgattaTGAGATAGACAGTGACAGCGAATCCAGCGATGACGACAAATCTGACAAGATAATTGAAGACGATTGTTTGCCGCTTGTCGAAGAAGTAGTTGTACGAGTAGAAGATCATAATATTGTGCttcaacaaaattatattccCACCACTCAAATAGAATCTGAACAtcagcaacagcagcaacaacaacaacaacaacaacaacaagaacCGCCTCAAACTGTCATACTTCAGCCTATTCACACTTCATTTGTCCAACCTTCTGTATCTGATGTTcaatacataacaataaatagtACTCCAACACAATCTGTCATGCCATGTTTTCAGTATCAAACTCCACCAACTGTAATAGTACAACCATCAGTTGTTGATCCCACTACAGTACTTCTAAACAGTCCTCCATTGGACATGTATGTCTCTCAgagtaataatttactatttagttcaCAACCTATGATAGTTGGTTTGGATCAATATACTACTATGGCTTCAAATTATACTTTTACACAATCGCCTCAAATTTACCAACCTGCCAAACCCGTAGAACCAAtttcaaatcaatattatattattaatacagagCCATCAGTTTCAAACGAATggtcatataatataacgtctGAGATAAAAACTGAACGTAAAGTGATGTGTACTCAGCCTAAAGTCTACTCTAACCGTAAATTGCGATTAACTGAGTGTTATGATACCAaagaaaatatacctaatagctTAGTGCAATCTGTGGAAAATCAGGCGTTTGGTGTTATGAATATCATGAGAAATGTAAATCCAGAACCATGGAAGAGACCAACTATGAAAACATATTCTTCAAAAAGAATTGAAGAACAGAAAATTGTACCAAGAAGAATTGAAGAAAAGAAAATTCTTCCAAAATGTGTTGAACcaccatttaaaatatcaacTCCTGTAAATATTACAGAAATTGTTAAACCTTCAAATACTGTTATTAATACAGTGATACCCACATCAATAAATACAGAATTAATAGAGTCCTCTCCAATAAAATTAGGTTATTTATCACCACTTAAAGCTGTGTCAAATGTTACACCATGTACATTGCAATTAGATAGTACTTTATCTTCACCTCTGAAAACCAAACTCAAACCATTTAATTCTGCAGTAAAAACCTTAAAAGTGTCACCTTCTCAAAAGATAATAAAAGAAGTTAGTTCCGGggaattagaaaaaataaatccttCATTTTTAAAAGGAGGAAATACCCATACCCAGTCTCTATATCtacaaaaaatagataattCATCAGTTCCTCAATTACTATTTTGTGAACACATTCCTATAAGATCAGAAAATCCATTATCTTTACTAGAAACAGAAAAACCATCACATATGCAACAGTTCGAAGAACAACTACAATTACCTGTACAGAatgtaaacaaaatatcaaaCGTATCTACAGTAGAAACATATTCATCTACATTACTCACAGACATAAACACATCACCATCGTTATATTCAGATAAATACTCTAGTCCTCTAATGGTAGCTAACAAATCTTTGATAAATTACGAACCTATGGATGTAGATTTAGTTTCACCTAATCattttggaaataataaatcacaCATGGAAATAAATTCACCTTCCAACATTTATGAAAGTATTTTGTCGAATTCCCAtaatgttaataacaataaaagtaaaacagttgcattaaataaagaaattgaTTCAAGTATTCAAGAAAACTCATctccaataaaaacaaaaactgtcCACCATAAATCATATCCAGGGCGCCAATGGTCTTCATCCACAGCAGAACGTGAACGGACAGTACCTCACCTCATGTTTGAAATGAGTTCTGCTGATGGTGTCTTCTGTAAAGATCGTTCACTTGTTGAAATTTGGTCAAAACTATTTGATGCCGTTCAGGTATCAAGGAATGAACGTAAAATGCCCCAATTGGCATCAAGCAATCCATATGCAAGTGATATTACAGCAGCAATTCGATCTTTAGGCCTTagcaataattttttaaagtatcTCTTGGAACAACTTTCGGGTGCCAAAGAATTTGTTAAATACAAACCAGTATACCATAAAGGTGCTGATGTTGTTGGCTCTACCACTGAAAATCATTCAGGGTGTGCTCGTACGGGAATAGTGGTTAGAAAAAACAGATATGACATGTTCAGCTGGTTAGCTTCCAGGCACAGAAAACCTCCAAAGTTGTTAGCAAATAATGAAGACTTTGGTGGTCGACGTGCTAATTCCTTGCCTAATGAAATGAAGTTTAGAAACATGAATAAAGCATTGACTAGCACTATTGGTGTATATCGATCGGATATTCATGGGCGTGGATTGTTTTGTTTGAGGGATATTGAACAAGGGGAGTATGTCATTGAGTATACAGGGGAG GTTATTCGATCGGAAGTGAGCGATGTACGTGAGAggctttataataaaaaagggATTGATTGTTACATGTTCAGGATCGATCAAGATATTGTTGTTGATGCAACTATGAATGGAAACTCTTCTAGATTCATTAATCACTCGTGCGAG CCTAATTGTCAttcaaaaattgaaacaatCCATGGTAAAAAGCATATAATGATTTTGGCTAAAAGAAAACTACTGCAAGGCGAAGAACTCACATATGACTATAAATTCCCATTAGAAGAGGATAAAATTACGTGCCATTGTCTTTCAAGAAAATGTcgtaaatatctaaattaa